The Diaphorobacter ruginosibacter genome contains a region encoding:
- a CDS encoding MFS transporter, protein MPASLLALAAGAFGIGTTEFIIMGLLTQVAQDLHISIPAAGTLISGYAIGVAVGAPLLTLGTRAWPRKRLLLALMLIFIAGNVAAVFAPSYGWLMAARVLTSLTHGTFFGVGAVVATGLVAPEKKASAIALMFSGLTLATLLGVPAGAWIGQHFGWRMSFAAVALVGIAAFLILWVFVPRQLAMPAPAPIRQELAVLGNAQVWLGLGITVFGFAGVFALYTYIEPLLTQVTHMGNQAVAITLLVFGAGLAIGNHLGGKLSDRGGAMRALFITLSGLLIALIAGRWTFGNPWIAMTYVLLLGIAAFMTVAPMQMRVLQSAGASGTNLASSLNISAFNLGNAIGAWIGGAVIAGGLGLLSLSWAAGALTVIGLLLTAASHRLDQAGTRPAAPSLDTGALCMKTE, encoded by the coding sequence ATGCCCGCCTCTCTCTTGGCTCTGGCCGCCGGTGCATTCGGCATCGGCACCACGGAATTCATCATCATGGGCCTGCTCACCCAGGTCGCGCAGGACCTTCACATCAGCATTCCCGCAGCGGGCACGCTGATCTCCGGCTACGCCATCGGCGTGGCTGTCGGCGCACCGCTGCTCACGCTCGGCACACGCGCCTGGCCGCGCAAGCGCCTGCTGCTCGCGCTGATGCTGATCTTCATTGCCGGCAATGTCGCGGCCGTGTTCGCGCCCAGCTATGGCTGGCTGATGGCGGCCCGCGTGCTGACCTCGCTCACTCACGGTACGTTCTTTGGCGTGGGCGCGGTCGTGGCAACCGGACTGGTGGCCCCCGAGAAAAAGGCCTCGGCGATCGCACTGATGTTCTCGGGCCTCACGCTGGCCACGCTGCTCGGCGTGCCCGCGGGTGCCTGGATCGGACAGCATTTCGGCTGGCGCATGTCCTTTGCAGCCGTGGCGCTGGTGGGCATTGCGGCCTTCCTCATCCTCTGGGTGTTCGTGCCGCGCCAACTGGCCATGCCCGCACCCGCACCGATCCGGCAGGAGCTCGCCGTACTCGGCAATGCACAGGTGTGGCTGGGCCTCGGCATCACGGTGTTCGGCTTTGCTGGTGTGTTTGCGCTCTATACCTATATCGAGCCCTTGCTCACCCAGGTCACGCACATGGGCAACCAGGCCGTGGCGATCACGCTGCTGGTCTTCGGCGCAGGCCTGGCCATCGGCAACCACCTGGGCGGCAAGCTCTCCGATCGCGGCGGGGCGATGCGCGCACTGTTCATCACGCTGAGCGGCCTGTTGATCGCGCTGATCGCCGGACGCTGGACCTTCGGCAACCCGTGGATCGCCATGACCTATGTACTGCTGCTGGGTATCGCCGCATTCATGACGGTGGCTCCGATGCAGATGCGGGTGCTGCAGTCGGCCGGAGCCTCGGGCACCAATCTGGCGTCCAGCCTCAACATCTCCGCATTCAACCTGGGCAATGCCATTGGTGCCTGGATCGGCGGCGCGGTGATCGCGGGCGGGCTCGGACTGCTGTCGCTGAGCTGGGCCGCAGGAGCACTGACCGTGATCGGCCTGCTGCTCACCGCCGCCAGCCACCGGCTGGACCAGGCGGGCACACGTCCCGCCGCGCCTTCGCTGGACACGGGTGCGCTCTGCATGAAGACGGAGTGA
- a CDS encoding LysR family transcriptional regulator, with protein MNRRPSPRQPSAAAVRATSRAPRQPATEVNRSGELEVFVRVAELGSFSEAARQRDVSPSAVSKIVARLEVRLGVQLLQRSTRHLQLTAEGRKLLESGKRVLADLDELETSVTARSVPSGVVRINASTATGQLLLVPLLPQLMQAYPELVLDLSFTDHVVDLIEARADIAIRWGSLPSSDNVARLLGRTRQLIVGAPAYLERMGRPRHPDDLKRFVRIGWNYPRAVPHWPLCDHARKERFMIGMGEVLRVNDGEAMRNLAIAGAGLARLSLYHAWADLQAGRLEAVLEDFNPGDLEPIHALYVGKPGHLPLRTRVVLDFLKKHVDLRHAESVPKEFLRRR; from the coding sequence ATGAATCGACGTCCATCCCCAAGGCAGCCAAGCGCCGCAGCCGTGCGCGCCACGTCGCGCGCGCCCAGGCAACCCGCCACCGAGGTGAACCGCTCGGGCGAGCTCGAGGTGTTCGTGCGGGTGGCCGAGCTGGGCAGCTTCTCCGAGGCCGCCCGCCAGCGTGACGTCTCGCCGTCGGCGGTGAGCAAGATCGTCGCGCGGCTGGAGGTGCGGCTCGGCGTGCAGTTGCTGCAGCGCTCCACACGGCACCTGCAGCTCACGGCGGAGGGGCGCAAGCTGCTCGAGAGCGGCAAGCGCGTGCTGGCCGACCTCGACGAACTCGAGACCTCGGTCACCGCGCGCAGCGTTCCCAGCGGCGTGGTGCGCATCAATGCGAGCACGGCCACCGGCCAGTTGCTGCTGGTGCCCCTGCTTCCGCAGCTCATGCAGGCGTATCCGGAGCTCGTGCTCGACCTGAGCTTCACCGACCATGTGGTGGACCTCATCGAGGCGCGCGCCGACATTGCCATCCGCTGGGGCAGCCTGCCCTCGTCGGACAACGTCGCGCGCCTGCTGGGCCGCACGCGCCAGCTGATCGTTGGTGCCCCCGCCTATCTGGAGCGCATGGGAAGACCGCGCCACCCCGACGACCTTAAACGCTTCGTGCGCATCGGCTGGAACTATCCCCGTGCCGTGCCTCACTGGCCGCTGTGCGATCACGCGAGGAAGGAGCGCTTCATGATCGGCATGGGCGAGGTGCTGCGCGTGAACGACGGGGAGGCGATGCGCAACCTGGCGATCGCAGGCGCGGGCCTCGCGCGCCTGTCGCTCTATCACGCCTGGGCCGACCTGCAGGCCGGGCGGCTCGAGGCGGTGCTGGAGGATTTCAATCCCGGCGATCTGGAGCCGATCCATGCGCTCTATGTGGGCAAGCCCGGCCATCTGCCGCTGCGCACGCGCGTGGTGCTGGATTTCCTGAAGAAGCATGTCGACCTGCGCCATGCGGAAAGCGTGCCGAAGGAGTTCTTGAGGAGGCGGTAG
- a CDS encoding IclR family transcriptional regulator codes for MPTADDSPPAPPSSKGPIVTAVVRALALLDAFGEHDAQLSLAQLAQRTQLAKPTALRLARTLSSAGYLVALPEGAWRLGPAVALLGARYQRAFDLRNVIEPALHALAHESGHSASFFALEHGRRVRLLRVRGADGFVSPTRVGEPLPLDRGAAGQVILAFTGNEGALMEDIRQRGYHATVGEANALAASIAAPVFAARGAVIGALSLAVAASDGASAELLRHAKSIMDAADRLSRTLAAARYADQETIVQRSHWHP; via the coding sequence ATGCCCACTGCGGACGATTCACCGCCAGCCCCGCCCTCCTCCAAGGGCCCCATCGTGACGGCCGTGGTTCGCGCACTGGCGTTGCTCGATGCCTTCGGAGAGCACGATGCGCAGCTCTCGCTCGCTCAGCTGGCGCAACGCACGCAACTGGCCAAGCCCACGGCCCTGCGCCTTGCGCGCACCCTGTCGAGCGCCGGCTATCTGGTGGCCCTGCCCGAAGGCGCCTGGCGCCTGGGCCCCGCGGTCGCACTGCTCGGCGCGCGCTATCAGCGCGCGTTCGACCTGCGCAATGTGATCGAGCCCGCCCTGCACGCGCTCGCGCACGAAAGCGGCCACAGTGCCTCGTTCTTCGCGCTCGAACATGGCCGCCGCGTGCGCCTGTTGCGCGTGCGCGGCGCCGATGGATTCGTGAGCCCGACGCGCGTCGGCGAGCCCCTTCCGCTGGATCGGGGAGCTGCGGGCCAGGTGATCCTGGCGTTCACGGGGAACGAAGGAGCGCTGATGGAGGACATCCGCCAGCGCGGCTATCACGCGACCGTGGGTGAGGCGAATGCCCTGGCCGCCAGCATCGCCGCACCGGTGTTCGCCGCGCGCGGCGCCGTGATCGGCGCACTCAGCCTCGCGGTGGCCGCCAGCGATGGCGCGAGCGCCGAACTGCTACGGCATGCCAAGTCGATCATGGATGCCGCGGATCGATTGTCCCGGACGCTTGCCGCTGCACGGTATGCAGACCAGGAGACGATCGTTCAGCGCAGCCACTGGCATCCCTGA
- a CDS encoding endonuclease/exonuclease/phosphatase family protein, translating to MFELSEKKRNHARKRREVGDGQGWIGRACLLLALMLCSWLWAQRAHAAGEVQWQLDRQVYAASAPIKVRFQNLAAPSAKHWVGIWAYPDSGARAGAWDRASNGGKGSLKWAYLPAAASGEVTLQGLAPGRYSAFLLANDGYDWLSTPIIFQVTADGVAVKEKGLLASNQRVFDEGSTVSLAYDGITASARNWIGVWKYEDGPGAKADGPWSFAQSNASDPWKYVTAASGTWDVANLPAGTYAAFLLANDGYEWLAPPAVFEVKAKPIDPSTLIGPPAFDGRSTELKVLQFNVWLRATGVGAGGADMVADVIRDTGADVITLSETGAAYGLRLVNDLAQRGYRFHSYGPDKDVGVVSRYPILETGEFNRFSKAVIDVNGTPVAVYSGHLEYQWYVCYLPRGYGGGTPGGNPTSEYGWNKIASGPITDVPLILDLNEKSGRPESIRQFVADAKKERDKGRLVLMAGDFNEPSHLDWSAATRDLYDHHGAIVPWQSTTLLEQAGYLDAYRVRFPDPVTHPGFTWPSDNPAVPTSRLTWAPEADERDRIDYVFFQPDARLQLQGATVVGPRKSIVKNQRVEEAGGDPFIEPLTGWPTDHKSVMATFVIKPLALTLPELSRGKQNEAYRGALTVLGGAAPFTYRISKGDLPPGMTLAGDGTLGGTPTASGLFAFTVQVEDARGSVAERDYSVEIAAAEQPVKIRSKVQLTSSSNPAKPGDQLRFTVSVVMEPVAEGSAKAAALPTGHVEFTDNGVLAATVPLQDGQAGWAPGALQPGKHAIVASYSGDVQFAAASMSMTQEVSAVVASNPAPVPGLNDFGLWLVGLALAVLGGRRLRRH from the coding sequence ATGTTCGAGTTGTCAGAAAAGAAGCGAAACCATGCGAGGAAACGCCGCGAGGTGGGCGACGGGCAAGGGTGGATCGGAAGGGCTTGCCTGCTGCTGGCTCTGATGCTGTGCTCCTGGCTGTGGGCCCAGCGCGCGCATGCGGCGGGTGAGGTGCAGTGGCAACTGGACAGGCAGGTCTACGCCGCGAGTGCGCCCATCAAGGTCCGTTTCCAGAACCTGGCGGCGCCGAGCGCCAAGCACTGGGTCGGCATCTGGGCCTATCCCGACAGCGGGGCGCGTGCGGGCGCATGGGACCGCGCAAGCAACGGCGGCAAGGGATCGCTGAAATGGGCCTATCTGCCCGCAGCGGCATCGGGCGAGGTCACGTTGCAGGGGCTTGCGCCAGGTCGCTACAGCGCCTTCCTGCTGGCCAACGATGGCTACGACTGGCTCTCCACGCCCATCATCTTCCAGGTGACGGCAGATGGCGTTGCGGTCAAGGAGAAAGGCTTGCTGGCCAGCAACCAGCGCGTGTTCGATGAAGGCTCCACGGTATCCCTGGCGTACGACGGCATCACGGCATCGGCCAGGAACTGGATCGGCGTGTGGAAGTACGAGGACGGCCCCGGTGCCAAGGCCGATGGCCCGTGGAGCTTCGCCCAGAGCAACGCATCGGATCCCTGGAAGTACGTAACGGCGGCAAGCGGCACATGGGACGTCGCCAACCTGCCGGCAGGCACCTATGCGGCCTTCCTGCTGGCCAACGATGGCTACGAGTGGCTTGCGCCGCCAGCGGTCTTCGAAGTGAAGGCCAAGCCCATCGATCCATCGACCCTCATCGGGCCGCCGGCGTTCGATGGCCGCTCCACCGAGCTCAAGGTGCTGCAGTTCAACGTATGGCTGCGCGCCACCGGCGTGGGCGCGGGCGGTGCCGACATGGTGGCCGATGTGATTCGCGACACGGGCGCCGACGTCATCACGCTGAGCGAAACCGGCGCGGCATACGGACTGCGCCTGGTCAATGACCTGGCCCAACGCGGCTACCGCTTCCATTCCTATGGGCCGGACAAGGACGTGGGGGTGGTGTCGCGCTACCCCATCCTGGAGACGGGTGAATTCAACCGCTTCTCCAAGGCCGTGATCGATGTGAACGGGACGCCAGTGGCCGTGTACTCGGGACATCTCGAGTACCAGTGGTATGTCTGCTATCTGCCGCGCGGCTATGGCGGCGGTACGCCGGGCGGCAATCCGACCAGCGAATATGGCTGGAACAAGATTGCCTCCGGACCGATCACGGATGTGCCGCTGATCCTGGATCTCAACGAAAAGTCCGGCCGCCCGGAATCGATCCGGCAGTTCGTCGCGGATGCGAAGAAGGAACGGGACAAGGGCCGTCTCGTGCTGATGGCGGGCGACTTCAACGAACCCTCGCATCTTGACTGGAGCGCGGCAACCAGGGATCTCTACGATCACCATGGAGCCATTGTCCCCTGGCAGAGCACCACGTTGCTCGAGCAGGCCGGCTATCTTGACGCCTACCGCGTGCGCTTCCCCGATCCGGTCACGCACCCGGGCTTCACCTGGCCGTCCGACAACCCTGCGGTTCCCACCAGCCGGCTCACCTGGGCACCCGAAGCCGACGAGCGCGATCGCATCGACTATGTGTTCTTCCAGCCCGACGCGCGCCTGCAATTGCAGGGCGCGACGGTGGTGGGCCCGCGCAAGTCCATCGTGAAGAATCAGCGCGTCGAGGAAGCGGGCGGCGATCCGTTCATCGAACCCCTGACCGGCTGGCCGACCGACCACAAGTCGGTGATGGCGACCTTTGTGATCAAGCCGCTGGCCCTTACGCTGCCGGAGCTCTCCCGCGGCAAGCAGAACGAGGCCTATCGCGGCGCGCTGACCGTGCTGGGCGGTGCGGCGCCATTCACCTACCGCATCAGCAAGGGCGATCTGCCGCCGGGGATGACACTGGCCGGCGATGGAACGCTGGGCGGCACACCGACCGCGAGCGGCCTGTTTGCCTTCACGGTGCAGGTCGAGGACGCGAGGGGCAGCGTGGCCGAGCGCGACTACAGCGTGGAGATCGCGGCTGCGGAGCAGCCCGTGAAGATTCGCAGCAAGGTGCAACTGACCTCGTCGTCCAACCCCGCGAAGCCGGGCGACCAGCTGCGTTTCACTGTCTCCGTGGTCATGGAGCCGGTCGCTGAAGGATCTGCCAAGGCCGCCGCGTTGCCCACGGGCCACGTCGAGTTCACGGACAATGGCGTGCTCGCCGCCACTGTGCCGCTACAGGATGGGCAGGCCGGCTGGGCGCCTGGCGCGCTGCAGCCCGGCAAGCACGCCATTGTTGCGAGCTACTCGGGCGACGTGCAGTTTGCGGCGGCCAGCATGTCGATGACACAGGAGGTCAGCGCGGTGGTCGCGAGCAACCCGGCGCCCGTGCCGGGCCTGAACGACTTTGGGCTGTGGCTTGTCGGCCTGGCGCTGGCGGTCCTGGGAGGGCGACGCCTGCGCCGTCACTGA